The genomic stretch ttTACATCTGAAAGCAAACTTGTCATTTTCTACGGCCCAACACATACCTGCTCTGAGTTGTCCAGCGTGCTTCCAGGTTTACCTATGCACTTCTTGAAGCATTTATCTGTCATCCTCTGGAACATGAATGGAGAGATTATTAAATTTATTATAACTAACTTATAACTGACAGCTAATTTCTAGTTACAACCACAAGTTCACAACATCACCGTGTGCACATTTATATGACAATTTGCGAGTaagaaaaactcaaaacacCGAGTTGCAGCTGTTTGAAAAGTCAAGGTTTAGTATCAACAGCACTTCAGTGActaatgttgtgtttgtataAGTCACGTTTCATAAATGTGGGAACAAATCAATAACCATATCTGCGTGTAACGCTATGACGGGATTAATAAAGGTCATATCATCCCTAATAAACGCCACTCCAGTTAACTCTAACATGGTCTGAGTGTCAGGTTAGTGCTGCTAGTTTAGCAGCCGTGTCCATTGATTTACCTGCAGCAGCTCCTGAGCATTAGCTACCGCGATCTGGACCTTGACCTGCTCCATAATCGTGCCGGTGTCCATTTTGCCGCCCGATCCTCCTGCTGAGAAGTCAGAACCAAATCCGTCCATTTCTACCGGAGTCGTTAACTAAACTCTTAAGATTATACGATCCTCTGTAAACACACGTGTGGTGCGCCGCTGCTAGCTTTAGCTAACGTTACGTTAGTGGTCTGTGCCCTTGAGAGCGGCGGAAGGGTGCATACGTCATTTCCGTATGCAGGATCCCgacatgggaaatgtagtttttttggTGAGTGGCTACAGTGCAGTCAATATACTACAGCCAAAAACACTTTCTGGGATATATATGTTTTGAACTCATGTGTTTATaatacttaaagatcccctccagacatatattgatacatataaaaatactcttcttggaacaataatgtttGTCTGATAtgctttttccacaaaaaaatactaaaatgttaaaatccttaaaacgACATCTCCTCATTAACAATTCCAGAAACTATGAATAtgttcattttgttcatttctaaagtttaactgctggaccCAAGAGGTCTCTTATTTCACTGTGatgtccattctcagtgtatgtgcactagaGGCCTCAGGTTTCCAAgctgaatattggaccaggattggctccaaactagttgtgatgtcacacatctTGCTTGTAGGCCCACCCCTAAAAATCTGATTTCCAATGAGCACAGAGAgattttccactttcagtagatgaatgtggAAACAGACTTTATgggtcaaactctgcacatacatcattctgcacagtgaagctcaaacattcaactatAGGAACATGAAGAGAAACATATatttgagtggaaggggactttaagaGACATATATGGCTTGTCAGCATTTAtggtcagcacacacacacacacacacacacacacaccctcctttACAAAAACCTGCGTGTACACGTGTTGCCACAAGGTGGCGATATGCTCTACTTAATTACTCAACTCAAGTTTTCCAATGGAGACTTTTCTTGAAATGTGCAACCAACAGATACATATAACAAATAGTGAAAGTATATTTTCAATACATAtgatcatccatccatcattcatCCATCTTCCATTAACAGTTTCAACAGTAGTCTACAGCATATTCAGTCATTTCATTGTAGCAACAATAGCATTTGGTTATGTCCAGCACTTATTATTCAATTACCCTTTAAAATTAGATTGCATTATTTTAGTGAAATTACTGGATAgactattttgtttgttttctgtcttccaatagaatagaatagactTGATTGTCCGCAAAAGTGGAAAACAGAACAACCACAgaacaacaacactgacagtATGAATACTCCAAGTAcagtaataaaatacaatacacaaaTTATATAAGAAAAAGAGATTAGGATCACAGATTAAGATTGAGTCTCTAGGAATTGAGCAAGCTAATTGCCTTTGTGATAAATTACCTCTAATACATTCTTTACAGCCAGAGGTTAGCCTTTCAA from Thunnus albacares chromosome 9, fThuAlb1.1, whole genome shotgun sequence encodes the following:
- the timm13 gene encoding mitochondrial import inner membrane translocase subunit Tim13; protein product: MDGFGSDFSAGGSGGKMDTGTIMEQVKVQIAVANAQELLQRMTDKCFKKCIGKPGSTLDNSEQKCIAMCMDRYMDAWNTVSRTYNSRLQRERARM